One window from the genome of Cucumis melo cultivar AY chromosome 10, USDA_Cmelo_AY_1.0, whole genome shotgun sequence encodes:
- the LOC107990777 gene encoding adenylate isopentenyltransferase-like gives MRIDSASSFNLMTLPPLHSSSSSSSSSSSSSSSSSSYSSTKIFILNIPFSRRRKRHQVKAIAAAAAAGKEKILVIMGATGCGKSGLSVQLASHYQAEIINCDKMQVYKGLDITTNKIPLHERHDVPHHLLGDVDSIHEDFTPFHFRPRADNVVSNIASRNKLPILVGGSNSFIHAMLVNRFNPNHDVFTNCIPKPLISSDLRYRCCFLWLDVAFPILSEYLSIRVDEMLQLGMFEELAEFYDPHTAETMPYTGIRKAIGVPEFDKYFKKNPPSKKSGIDREAFEEAVEAIKRNTHVLAERQIGKILKLKEAGWDINVLNATEAFRAVVEPGIGRNRKEIWEKEILEPSFRIVNRFLKE, from the coding sequence ATGCGAATTGATTCGGCATCTTCCTTTAATCTCATGACACTCCCTCCTCTTcattcgtcttcttcttcttcttcttcttcttcttcttcttcttcttcgtcttcttcttattcttcaaCTAAAATCTTCATTTTAAACATTCCCTTTTCTCGCCGGAGAAAACGGCACCAGGTAAAAGCCAttgccgccgccgccgccgccggaaAAGAAAAGATTCTCGTGATAATGGGTGCCACGGGTTGCGGCAAATCTGGCTTATCCGTTCAACTAGCCTCTCATTATCAAGCTGAAATTATAAACTGCGACAAAATGCAGGTTTATAAAGGTCTGGACATTACAACTAACAAGATTCCCCTTCATGAACGACATGACGTCCCACACCATTTACTCGGAGACGTCGACTCCATTCATGAAGATTTCACTCCCTTTCATTTCAGACCCCGTGCCGACAATGTCGTTTCAAATATAGCCTCTAGAAACAAACTACCTATTCTAGTAGGTGGGTCTAACTCCTTCATTCACGCAATGCTCGTCAACCGTTTCAATCCAAACCACGACGTTTTCACTAATTGCATCCCCAAACCCCTTATTTCATCCGATTTACGTTACCGTTGTTGTTTCCTTTGGTTAGACGTTGCGTTCCCCATTTTGTCCGAATATCTTTCCATTCGAGTTGATGAAATGCTTCAACTCGGAATGTTCGAGGAATTAGCTGAGTTTTACGATCCCCATACAGCGGAAACCATGCCGTATACTGGGATTAGAAAAGCAATAGGAGTACCAGAGTTTGATAAGTACTTCAAAAAAAACCCGCCCAGTAAAAAAAGTGGGATTGATAGAGAAGCGTTTGAAGAAGCGGTTGAAGCCATAAAAAGGAATACGCACGTGCTGGCGGAGAGACAGATAGGGAAGATATTGAAACTGAAAGAGGCGGGTTGGGATATAAACGTGTTAAATGCGACAGAGGCGTTTAGGGCGGTGGTGGAACCGGGAATCGGCAGGAACCGGAAGGAGATTTGGGAAAAGGAGATTTTGGAACCAAGTTTTAGGATTGTCAACCGATTCTTGAAGGAGTAG